In the genome of Gloeotrichia echinulata CP02, one region contains:
- a CDS encoding serine/threonine-protein kinase has translation MICCLNPDCLNPQNPDSKKFCQSCSTPLVPLLRNRFRVIRVLSDAGGFGRTYLSQDIDKLNERCVIKQLAPKFQGTWSQKKAIELFSQEAQRLQELGEHPQIPTLMAYFEQEHCLYLVQQFINGENLLSELQQRKTYKDKDIQAILLDLLPILKFIHDRGVIHRDIKPENIIRRESDRRLILIDFGSSKQLTARVQNKIGTAIGSHGYSPIEQIRDGKAYPASDLFGLGTTCFHLLTGISPFQLWMEHGYSWVTNWRQYLRSPINPELDRVFEKLLQKDIQHRYQSAEEVIKDLTHKQPLALPPTGNSTGKLPFTHISFLPKKYSIFRTFILISAVLIQVGFTDSWYQQYRRLQTSLSSRLNQSNQHSRNGEVVLSETPKIPLEKISLANTVTSHENSVLSIAISPDSKIIATNSDRTIKLWNLATGGEISTLTGHSGRVNVVAMSPDSKTLVSGSDDSTIKIWNLSTGQEIRTLLGHSDSVQALGISPDGKTLVSGSDDNTIKVWNLATGRHIRTLVGHKFWVRSIAISPDGQTLASGSFDKTIKIWHLDKGYTIHTLLGNNTTVTSLAISPDGQTLASGSRDRTIKLWNLSTGQEIRTLTGHNNTVTSLAISPDGQTLASGSRDRTIKLWNLATGQEIRTLTGHENNVTSVIFSPDGKVLVSGSEDNTMKIWRFL, from the coding sequence ATGATCTGTTGCTTAAATCCCGACTGTTTAAATCCCCAAAATCCTGATAGCAAAAAGTTTTGCCAAAGTTGTAGTACCCCACTAGTACCACTGTTAAGAAATCGCTTCCGTGTAATTCGGGTGCTTTCTGATGCGGGGGGATTTGGTAGAACTTATTTATCCCAAGATATAGATAAACTCAATGAACGCTGTGTTATCAAGCAATTAGCTCCAAAATTCCAAGGTACTTGGTCACAAAAAAAAGCAATAGAGTTGTTTTCTCAAGAAGCACAGCGATTACAAGAACTGGGAGAACATCCGCAAATTCCGACTCTGATGGCTTACTTTGAACAGGAACACTGTCTGTATTTAGTACAGCAGTTTATCAATGGGGAAAATTTGTTAAGTGAGTTACAGCAACGTAAGACTTATAAAGATAAAGACATTCAAGCAATCTTGTTAGATTTACTCCCCATCCTCAAATTTATTCATGATCGCGGCGTTATTCACCGCGACATCAAACCGGAAAATATTATCCGTCGTGAAAGTGATCGAAGATTAATTTTGATAGATTTTGGGTCCTCAAAACAGTTAACAGCAAGAGTGCAAAATAAAATTGGAACTGCTATCGGTTCACATGGTTATTCACCGATTGAACAAATCAGAGATGGTAAAGCTTATCCCGCTAGTGATTTGTTTGGTTTGGGGACTACTTGTTTTCATCTGCTGACGGGAATTTCTCCCTTTCAGTTGTGGATGGAACATGGATATAGTTGGGTGACAAATTGGCGTCAATATTTGCGAAGTCCCATCAATCCTGAATTAGATCGTGTGTTCGAGAAGCTGTTGCAAAAAGACATCCAGCATCGTTACCAATCAGCCGAGGAAGTCATTAAAGACTTGACTCATAAGCAACCACTTGCACTACCACCAACGGGAAATTCCACCGGAAAATTACCATTCACACACATATCATTTTTACCGAAAAAATATAGCATATTCAGGACTTTTATCTTGATATCTGCGGTTTTGATTCAGGTAGGATTTACCGATTCTTGGTATCAACAATATCGCCGGTTGCAAACCAGTTTATCTTCTCGACTGAATCAGTCAAATCAACATTCCAGGAACGGTGAAGTAGTTCTCAGCGAGACACCAAAGATTCCCTTAGAGAAAATTTCCTTAGCTAATACCGTCACCAGTCATGAAAACTCTGTGTTGTCGATCGCCATCAGTCCCGATAGCAAAATCATCGCCACTAATAGCGATCGCACCATCAAATTATGGAATCTCGCCACAGGTGGGGAAATATCCACCCTAACTGGTCATTCTGGACGGGTAAATGTTGTGGCTATGAGTCCCGATAGCAAAACTTTAGTCAGTGGTAGTGATGACAGCACGATCAAAATCTGGAATCTGTCCACAGGTCAGGAAATCCGCACCCTACTTGGGCATTCCGACTCCGTTCAAGCCCTAGGGATTAGCCCTGATGGCAAAACTTTGGTCAGTGGTAGTGATGATAACACAATCAAAGTCTGGAATCTAGCCACAGGCAGGCATATTCGGACATTAGTTGGACATAAATTTTGGGTACGGTCAATCGCTATTAGCCCAGATGGTCAAACCTTAGCCAGTGGGAGTTTTGACAAGACGATTAAAATTTGGCATCTGGATAAGGGATATACAATACACACACTGCTGGGTAATAACACAACAGTTACATCCCTAGCCATTAGTCCCGATGGTCAAACCTTAGCCAGTGGTAGCCGCGATCGCACCATTAAACTCTGGAATCTGTCCACAGGTCAAGAAATTCGCACACTCACAGGACATAATAACACAGTTACATCCCTAGCGATCAGCCCAGATGGTCAAACTTTAGCCAGTGGTAGCCGCGATCGCACCATCAAACTCTGGAATCTGGCTACCGGTCAAGAAATTCGCACACTCACAGGACATGAAAACAATGTGACATCCGTCATCTTTAGTCCTGATGGTAAGGTTTTAGTTAGTGGTAGCGAGGACAATACAATGAAAATTTGGCGTTTTTTGTAG
- a CDS encoding serine/threonine-protein kinase, with translation MNRFSPKITKFHESVLQQTQLGQMCGSKELFRDRYEILRILGRGGFGITFLAKNAVLPGKPLCVIKQLCPKVSSPKSLRKASLRFEKEAKTLGQLGSHSQIPMLLDYFEGNGDFYLVQEYVRGSTLAREVRRTGHKSEAEVKQFLLELLPVLQYLHKHHVIHRDIKPQNLLRCEYDQRFVLIDFGAVKEELVEICENSTHKNPSTNFVGTMGFAPPEQFSLRAVYASDIYALGVTCLYLLTGKGPLEFEHDRKTGEICWQKEVNLTDSFGRILSKMVKISLEERFKTADEVIRALSVANHVANLTECLTTQPLRKPNIPKEDVSAISHSMIARNNYPQANSPQIYIPPAERTAIAIREWKAKLQETKSKRQAKD, from the coding sequence ATGAATAGATTTTCTCCGAAAATAACGAAGTTTCACGAGAGTGTTTTACAGCAGACGCAGCTTGGTCAGATGTGTGGTTCTAAGGAACTATTTCGCGATCGCTATGAAATCTTGAGAATTTTGGGTAGAGGTGGTTTTGGAATCACCTTCTTAGCCAAAAATGCTGTACTCCCTGGAAAGCCTCTGTGTGTAATTAAGCAACTTTGTCCTAAGGTCAGTAGTCCCAAAAGTTTACGGAAGGCGTCTTTGCGCTTTGAAAAAGAAGCAAAAACTTTGGGTCAACTCGGTAGTCATTCCCAAATTCCCATGCTTTTAGACTACTTTGAAGGGAATGGAGACTTTTATTTGGTTCAAGAATATGTGCGTGGTTCTACGTTAGCACGAGAAGTACGGCGAACCGGTCACAAGAGTGAAGCTGAAGTTAAACAATTTCTGCTAGAATTATTACCAGTATTACAATATCTTCATAAACATCATGTAATTCATCGGGATATTAAGCCCCAAAATTTGTTGCGTTGTGAATATGACCAGCGCTTCGTACTCATCGATTTTGGGGCTGTGAAAGAGGAATTGGTTGAAATCTGTGAAAATTCCACCCATAAAAATCCGTCTACCAATTTTGTTGGGACGATGGGATTTGCACCACCGGAACAGTTTTCCCTACGCGCAGTTTATGCGAGTGATATTTATGCGCTTGGTGTAACTTGTCTTTATTTGTTAACTGGTAAAGGCCCTTTAGAATTTGAACATGACCGCAAAACTGGTGAAATCTGCTGGCAAAAAGAGGTAAATTTAACTGATAGTTTTGGCCGTATTTTGAGTAAAATGGTGAAAATTTCCCTGGAAGAACGGTTTAAAACTGCGGATGAAGTAATTAGAGCTTTGAGTGTGGCTAATCATGTGGCAAATTTAACAGAATGTTTAACTACTCAACCGCTGAGAAAACCAAATATTCCCAAAGAAGATGTTTCTGCGATATCCCATTCCATGATAGCCAGGAACAATTATCCGCAAGCAAACAGTCCCCAGATATATATCCCACCTGCAGAAAGAACTGCGATCGCTATTCGTGAATGGAAAGCAAAGCTACAGGAAACAAAATCGAAACGTCAGGCTAAAGACTAG
- a CDS encoding ATP-binding protein: MKRFPFPLRFSIPAVLILFGTVLGLVSFNREIIESNHKTEENASHYARSLGSQIAATLDYLYRRGDVDQAEVIISQLGSNPRLPLVLVANEQDRVVLSNNYELRKLLVSDTPAAPNLSRFSRVREKLAGEVSLSPDRRYLRVIYPVLLQVQPGELTPSRVGVLFIEYDLLNEKQEAYVVAGRQALISTSVLALFCIGLWFFFDRTLTRRVDHLVAVSNRLANGELSVRAGLLGSDELAQISTAFDRMAAGIQESTRVLHRQNATLKAQQEAAIDGILIIDENRNVVSYNQQFCQLWQIPPEIVETSSREILERIIVDLADAEEFLAKIEYLYQHPQEASRDEVLFKNGRIFDCYSASVISSLGENYGRIWYFRDISDLRESEAEIKRVQTFLSSIIENIPNMIFVKDAKDLRFISINRAGEKLLGYSREELLGKNDYDLFPQEEADFFTTKERDILVTGSILDITEEAIKTRNHGPRILLTKKLPIFDSMGKPQYILGISEDITERQQAEIELRQAKEAAESAAQAKSDFLANMSHEIRTPMNAVIGMTGLLLRTDLTPEQQDTVETIRSSGEILLSLINDILDFSKIESGKLELEAQPFDLASCLKEVIALLANTASSKGLEVSYLLVEDIPKIIVGDITRLRQILVNLLSNAIKFTSEGGITVSVTAHRLDPLSGESNNARSADFLYQLQFAVRDTGIGIPADKLDRLFQSFSQVDSSTSRRYGGTGLGLAISRQLCELMGGRMWVSSQMGEGSTFYFTIVTSAGSVESTIDTQVNYPHYGSLAPVATFQKLPDSNSLSSPMAEQSPLRILLAEDHPVNQKLAVLMLKQLGYRADVVSNGLEVLVAIQQLPYDVILMDVQMPEMDGLEATEFICRKYPIGTRPRIIAMTARAIQGDREKCLDAGMDDYISKPIRIEALAQALSQCTPLVPSNDATAKESDSYPNQINPELINQNNLPVVELVINTEALEEILDIAGDDGPTFLAEIIDCYLEDSPQLLQQIRDAMAVEDAKTLRRVVHSWKSSSAYLGATVLASLCRELEAIAETGITDVPERVFELEAEYEKVKAALQIELQKCS, from the coding sequence ATGAAACGCTTCCCCTTTCCCCTACGCTTTTCAATTCCTGCAGTTTTAATCTTGTTTGGGACGGTGCTAGGGCTAGTTTCTTTTAATCGAGAAATCATTGAAAGTAACCACAAAACAGAAGAAAATGCCAGTCATTACGCCCGGTCATTGGGAAGTCAAATTGCTGCTACCTTAGATTACCTTTATAGAAGAGGAGATGTTGATCAGGCTGAGGTGATCATCAGCCAATTGGGAAGCAACCCGCGATTACCTTTGGTTTTGGTTGCTAATGAGCAAGATCGTGTAGTCCTGTCGAACAATTATGAGTTAAGAAAACTGCTGGTAAGCGATACTCCTGCTGCCCCTAATTTATCAAGATTTAGTAGGGTGCGAGAGAAACTGGCGGGAGAAGTTTCACTTTCTCCAGACAGACGCTACCTCAGAGTTATTTATCCTGTACTTTTGCAAGTTCAACCAGGGGAACTCACTCCCTCAAGAGTGGGCGTTTTGTTCATTGAATATGACCTGCTGAACGAAAAACAGGAAGCTTATGTCGTTGCTGGGCGTCAGGCGCTGATATCCACTTCAGTTCTGGCATTATTTTGTATTGGGCTATGGTTTTTCTTTGACCGCACCCTGACGCGACGAGTTGACCATCTGGTTGCTGTCAGCAACAGGTTAGCGAATGGCGAGTTAAGCGTCCGTGCGGGTCTATTAGGTTCCGATGAACTCGCCCAAATTTCTACAGCCTTTGATCGCATGGCCGCTGGAATTCAGGAAAGTACAAGAGTTTTGCACCGTCAAAACGCTACCTTAAAGGCACAGCAAGAAGCAGCTATTGATGGCATTTTGATTATTGATGAAAACCGAAATGTTGTTTCTTATAATCAGCAATTTTGCCAGTTATGGCAAATTCCCCCGGAGATTGTTGAGACTAGCTCTAGAGAAATTCTGGAACGGATTATTGTTGATTTGGCAGATGCGGAGGAATTTCTCGCCAAGATAGAGTATTTATATCAGCATCCGCAAGAAGCCAGCCGTGATGAAGTTCTGTTTAAAAACGGACGCATTTTTGATTGCTATTCTGCAAGCGTGATCTCATCCCTAGGAGAAAACTACGGCAGGATTTGGTACTTTCGCGATATTAGCGATCTCAGGGAATCGGAAGCAGAGATCAAACGAGTTCAAACTTTCCTGAGTTCGATTATTGAAAACATTCCTAACATGATTTTTGTCAAAGATGCAAAAGACTTGAGGTTTATTAGCATTAATAGAGCTGGGGAGAAACTGTTGGGTTATTCCAGGGAAGAACTACTGGGGAAAAATGATTATGACCTTTTTCCCCAAGAGGAAGCGGATTTCTTCACCACTAAGGAGCGGGATATTCTGGTAACGGGGAGCATTTTGGATATTACAGAAGAAGCGATTAAAACCAGAAATCATGGCCCAAGAATTTTGCTGACCAAGAAGTTACCAATTTTTGATAGCATGGGTAAACCTCAGTATATACTAGGCATCTCTGAAGATATTACCGAACGTCAACAGGCAGAAATCGAGTTACGGCAAGCAAAGGAAGCAGCAGAGTCAGCGGCTCAAGCTAAGAGTGATTTTCTCGCCAATATGAGTCACGAAATCCGCACGCCAATGAATGCGGTGATTGGGATGACGGGACTGTTGCTACGTACAGACTTGACTCCAGAGCAACAAGATACGGTGGAAACCATCCGCTCCAGTGGTGAAATTTTATTATCATTGATTAATGACATTTTGGATTTCTCCAAAATTGAGTCAGGTAAATTGGAACTGGAAGCACAACCTTTTGATTTGGCTAGCTGTCTCAAAGAGGTCATTGCTTTACTAGCTAACACTGCTAGCAGCAAAGGATTAGAAGTTAGTTATCTGTTGGTAGAGGATATCCCCAAAATTATTGTGGGAGATATCACTCGGTTGCGTCAGATTTTGGTAAATTTATTGAGTAATGCCATCAAGTTTACCTCAGAAGGAGGTATCACTGTTTCCGTTACAGCCCATCGTCTCGATCCTCTGTCTGGTGAATCTAACAATGCTAGGTCTGCGGATTTTCTATATCAACTACAGTTTGCTGTCCGCGATACCGGGATTGGGATTCCCGCAGATAAACTGGATCGCTTGTTTCAATCCTTCAGTCAGGTTGATTCCTCGACTAGTCGGCGTTATGGGGGGACAGGTCTAGGGTTAGCTATCAGTCGTCAACTCTGCGAATTGATGGGTGGACGAATGTGGGTCAGTAGTCAGATGGGAGAGGGATCGACATTTTATTTCACCATTGTCACCTCTGCCGGGTCTGTTGAGTCCACGATAGACACTCAGGTTAATTATCCCCACTACGGTTCGCTTGCTCCTGTGGCGACTTTTCAAAAGCTACCTGATTCCAACTCACTTAGTTCTCCAATGGCTGAACAGTCCCCCCTGAGAATTTTGCTAGCGGAAGACCATCCGGTAAATCAAAAGCTAGCGGTATTGATGTTGAAACAATTGGGTTATCGAGCCGATGTGGTCAGTAATGGGCTGGAAGTTCTCGTCGCTATCCAGCAGTTGCCCTATGATGTAATCTTAATGGATGTGCAGATGCCGGAAATGGATGGACTAGAGGCAACTGAGTTTATCTGTCGCAAGTATCCCATCGGCACTCGTCCTCGGATTATTGCGATGACAGCCCGTGCTATTCAGGGCGATCGCGAGAAATGTCTCGATGCTGGTATGGATGATTATATCAGCAAACCTATTCGCATCGAAGCCCTGGCTCAGGCTTTAAGTCAATGTACCCCGTTAGTTCCTAGCAATGACGCCACAGCTAAGGAAAGCGATAGCTACCCCAATCAAATAAATCCAGAATTAATCAACCAAAACAATCTGCCAGTAGTAGAGTTGGTTATTAATACTGAAGCTCTCGAAGAGATTCTCGATATTGCTGGTGATGATGGCCCTACATTTCTGGCGGAAATTATTGACTGCTATTTGGAAGACTCCCCCCAATTACTACAACAAATTCGCGACGCTATGGCTGTGGAAGACGCCAAGACCTTACGTCGGGTAGTCCATAGCTGGAAGTCTAGTAGCGCCTATCTCGGCGCCACGGTACTGGCTAGTCTCTGTCGAGAATTAGAGGCGATCGCCGAAACGGGAATTACCGATGTTCCAGAGCGAGTATTCGAGTTAGAGGCTGAGTATGAAAAAGTTAAAGCGGCTTTACAGATAGAACTGCAAAAATGTTCATAG
- a CDS encoding ABC transporter substrate-binding protein yields the protein MSKVIRMLGAKKLQTWILGGVTVICAIALTNCTSPKESLLRIATNLWPGYETLYLARHLGYYDNTPIKLIDYPSGTEEVRAYRNQEVEGAGLSIDQALVLAATHKNVRIIAVMDFSSGADVILGKPNISNIKALKGKRVGIESTALGSFFIARALEKNGMTPKDIQIVSLDFSEHERAFNEGRVDAIVTFGPPGAKLLAAGAKLLFDSSQIPGEIVDTLVVNTEAIANNSSAVQTLVTARFRALDYLNKNPQDAASRIAKRTKVTPEQILDAFKGMQQPNLQENQKLLDQTDPSLVNGMKRLVQVMVENKLMAKAIDPTTIFDDRFVKAAKL from the coding sequence TTGTCAAAAGTAATACGTATGCTTGGGGCAAAAAAACTGCAGACCTGGATACTTGGTGGCGTGACGGTAATTTGTGCGATCGCCCTGACGAATTGCACCTCACCAAAAGAGTCATTGCTGCGAATCGCCACGAATCTTTGGCCTGGATATGAAACTCTATACTTGGCTCGCCATCTGGGTTACTACGACAACACCCCCATTAAATTGATTGACTATCCTTCAGGAACAGAAGAAGTACGAGCATATCGCAACCAGGAAGTCGAAGGTGCGGGACTATCTATCGATCAGGCGCTGGTACTAGCCGCAACTCACAAAAATGTGCGGATTATTGCGGTGATGGATTTTTCTAGTGGTGCAGATGTGATTCTGGGAAAGCCTAACATTAGCAACATCAAAGCTTTGAAGGGAAAGCGAGTTGGTATTGAGTCAACCGCCTTGGGGTCTTTTTTTATTGCGCGGGCTTTGGAAAAAAACGGGATGACTCCCAAAGATATACAGATTGTTTCCTTAGATTTTTCTGAACATGAGCGGGCTTTTAACGAAGGCAGAGTTGATGCGATTGTAACATTTGGTCCGCCGGGTGCGAAGTTGTTAGCTGCAGGTGCAAAACTTCTATTCGATAGTAGTCAAATTCCTGGAGAAATTGTTGATACCCTAGTTGTCAACACAGAAGCGATCGCCAATAATTCTTCAGCGGTACAAACCTTAGTCACCGCACGCTTCCGCGCCCTGGATTATCTAAACAAAAATCCCCAAGATGCTGCTAGTCGTATCGCCAAGCGTACCAAAGTCACCCCCGAACAAATTCTCGATGCGTTCAAAGGAATGCAACAACCCAATCTGCAAGAAAATCAAAAATTACTAGATCAAACCGATCCCTCCTTAGTCAATGGAATGAAACGGCTGGTTCAGGTTATGGTGGAAAACAAGCTCATGGCAAAAGCGATCGATCCTACTACCATTTTTGATGATCGCTTTGTTAAAGCCGCCAAACTTTAA
- a CDS encoding glycoside hydrolase: MSHPLHVAFIWHQHQPLYKSPGSGVSLAPSQQYRLPWVRLHGTKDYLDLVLLLEQYPKLHQTVNLVPSLILQLEDYIAGTAFDPYLTASLTPDEKLTQQQREFVIQHFFDANHHTLIDPHPRYAELYYQRQERGQAWCLANWQLSDYSDLLAWHNLAWIDPLFWDDPEIATWLKQGRNFTLSDRQRIYSKQREILSFIIPQHQKMQAAGQLEVTTTPYTHPILPLLADTNSGRVAVPNMTLPKQRFQWAEDIPRHLRKAWDLYTDRFGQEPRGLWPSEQSVSPEILPYIVKQGFKWICSDEAILGWTLQHFFHRDGAGNIQQPELLYRPYRLETPAGDLGIVFRDHRLSDLIGFTYGAMPPKQAAANLVGHLQAIAKMQRDSQSEQPWLVTIALDGENCWEFYPQDGKPFLEALYQTLSDEPRLKLVTVSEFLEQFPPTATIPQQQLHSGSWVDGSFTTWIGDPVKNRAWDYLTQAREVLANHPEATEETNPEAWEALYAAEGSDWFWWFGAGHSSNQDAIFDQLFREHLFGIYKALNEPIPPYLRQPLEVHEARADHSPEGFIHPIIDGRGDEQDWDKAGRLEIGGSRGTMHNSSVIQRLWYGVDHLNFYLRVDFKTGVVPGAGLPPELNLLWFYPNQTMVNSPIPLAEVPDIAPLNYLFHHLLEINLLTQSLQFREAGDNYQWQPRFSRAQVALNTCLEVAVPWADLQVPPDYPLRLILVLSDEGRFSSYAPEDTLIPIDVP, encoded by the coding sequence ATGTCCCATCCTCTCCACGTCGCTTTTATCTGGCACCAACATCAGCCCCTGTACAAATCTCCTGGTAGCGGTGTTTCGCTTGCGCCTAGTCAGCAGTACCGCTTGCCTTGGGTACGGTTACATGGTACTAAGGATTATCTGGATCTGGTATTACTCCTAGAGCAGTATCCTAAGTTACACCAAACTGTGAATCTTGTCCCATCTCTGATATTACAACTAGAAGATTACATTGCTGGTACTGCCTTTGACCCTTATCTCACGGCTAGCTTGACACCAGATGAGAAATTAACTCAGCAGCAGCGGGAATTTGTTATCCAACACTTTTTTGATGCCAATCACCACACGCTGATTGACCCCCATCCCCGGTATGCAGAATTATACTACCAAAGGCAAGAACGAGGGCAAGCTTGGTGTTTGGCTAATTGGCAATTGTCAGATTACAGCGATTTGTTAGCTTGGCACAATTTGGCATGGATTGATCCGCTGTTTTGGGATGACCCAGAAATTGCGACGTGGTTAAAGCAGGGACGGAATTTTACTTTAAGCGATCGCCAGCGCATTTATTCTAAACAACGAGAAATCCTCAGCTTCATTATCCCCCAACACCAAAAAATGCAAGCAGCAGGGCAGCTAGAAGTTACCACTACGCCCTACACTCACCCAATTTTGCCCTTGCTTGCTGATACCAACTCTGGGCGGGTAGCAGTGCCAAATATGACATTGCCGAAACAGCGTTTTCAGTGGGCTGAAGACATTCCTCGTCACTTGCGAAAAGCCTGGGATTTATATACAGACAGATTTGGGCAGGAGCCGCGTGGTTTGTGGCCTTCAGAACAGTCTGTGAGTCCAGAAATATTACCGTATATTGTTAAACAAGGCTTTAAGTGGATTTGCTCAGACGAAGCGATTTTGGGCTGGACACTACAACACTTTTTCCATCGCGATGGGGCGGGGAATATACAGCAACCGGAATTGTTGTATCGACCCTATCGCCTGGAAACACCAGCGGGTGATTTAGGAATCGTGTTTCGCGATCATAGATTATCAGATTTAATTGGCTTTACCTACGGGGCAATGCCGCCAAAACAGGCAGCTGCAAACTTAGTTGGACATTTGCAGGCGATCGCCAAAATGCAAAGAGATAGCCAGAGTGAACAACCTTGGTTAGTGACGATTGCCTTAGATGGAGAAAATTGCTGGGAATTTTATCCCCAAGATGGTAAACCCTTCCTTGAAGCATTATATCAAACTCTTAGCGACGAACCCCGGCTCAAACTCGTCACCGTCTCCGAATTTCTCGAACAATTTCCCCCCACAGCCACCATCCCCCAACAGCAACTGCATAGCGGTTCTTGGGTGGATGGTAGTTTCACAACTTGGATTGGCGATCCTGTGAAAAATCGCGCTTGGGACTACCTGACACAAGCCAGGGAAGTGCTGGCGAATCATCCCGAAGCTACAGAAGAAACCAATCCCGAAGCTTGGGAAGCTTTGTACGCCGCCGAGGGTTCCGACTGGTTCTGGTGGTTTGGCGCCGGACATTCTTCCAATCAAGACGCCATCTTTGACCAGTTGTTTCGCGAACACCTGTTTGGTATTTATAAAGCCTTAAATGAACCCATACCCCCCTATCTTCGCCAACCACTGGAAGTGCATGAAGCAAGAGCAGACCATAGCCCAGAAGGGTTTATTCATCCCATTATCGATGGTCGGGGTGATGAACAAGATTGGGACAAAGCCGGACGCCTAGAAATCGGCGGTTCGCGAGGCACAATGCACAACAGCAGCGTCATTCAGCGACTGTGGTATGGGGTAGATCACCTTAATTTCTATTTGCGGGTGGACTTTAAAACTGGCGTTGTACCAGGGGCTGGTTTACCACCAGAGTTGAATTTGCTGTGGTTCTATCCAAATCAAACAATGGTCAATAGCCCAATTCCTTTGGCAGAAGTGCCAGATATAGCACCCCTGAATTATCTGTTTCACCACCTTTTAGAGATTAATTTGCTCACCCAATCGCTGCAGTTTCGCGAAGCTGGAGATAATTATCAATGGCAACCCCGCTTTAGTCGCGCTCAAGTAGCTTTAAATACTTGTTTAGAGGTGGCGGTGCCCTGGGCTGATTTACAAGTTCCCCCAGATTATCCCCTACGCTTAATTTTGGTGCTGTCCGATGAAGGGCGTTTCAGCAGCTATGCGCCGGAGGATACTTTAATTCCAATTGATGTACCTTAG
- a CDS encoding NifU family protein: MELTLENVETVLDEMRPYLISDGGNVEVVELDGPVVKLRLQGACGSCPSSTMTLRMGIERRLKEQIPEIAEIEQVI, encoded by the coding sequence ATGGAACTAACACTTGAAAACGTCGAAACAGTCTTAGATGAAATGCGCCCTTATCTCATATCTGATGGTGGTAATGTGGAAGTTGTAGAACTCGATGGACCTGTGGTCAAACTGAGGCTCCAAGGTGCCTGTGGTTCTTGTCCCAGTTCCACAATGACTCTGAGAATGGGTATTGAACGCCGTCTGAAGGAACAGATTCCCGAAATTGCCGAAATTGAGCAAGTAATCTGA
- a CDS encoding DUF3386 domain-containing protein encodes MTDLTTASVLFQTAYQSRYTWDENFPGYSADVHLLVGAEVYIGKITIKGDLSVEVTGITDQQVAEGIHTQLQDMVIQRQPSNFEQTHGKFEFTLEQTDETGAATILVKGDSVDSRYKILGREISQISRVIGRNAFVFDYHENFQTGAGYIATRYDAVFRNSQTNEVSHVLKFEDTYEKFGNYYLITKQVVHEYLDTQHSTTEFQYSNIKLLEPASV; translated from the coding sequence ATGACAGATTTAACAACAGCAAGCGTTTTGTTCCAAACCGCTTACCAGAGTCGTTACACTTGGGACGAAAACTTTCCTGGCTATAGTGCAGATGTCCATCTGCTGGTGGGTGCGGAAGTTTATATAGGTAAAATTACCATTAAAGGCGACCTGAGCGTAGAAGTTACAGGTATTACAGATCAACAGGTAGCAGAAGGTATCCATACCCAATTGCAAGATATGGTCATCCAGCGCCAACCCTCCAATTTTGAGCAGACTCATGGCAAATTCGAGTTTACCCTAGAGCAGACAGATGAAACTGGTGCAGCAACAATTTTAGTCAAGGGGGATTCAGTGGATTCTCGTTATAAAATCCTCGGTAGGGAAATTTCGCAGATAAGTCGGGTAATTGGTCGCAACGCTTTTGTGTTTGATTACCACGAAAACTTCCAGACAGGTGCTGGCTACATTGCTACTCGTTACGATGCCGTGTTCCGCAACTCACAAACCAATGAAGTCAGTCATGTTTTGAAATTTGAAGACACCTATGAAAAATTCGGCAATTATTATTTAATCACCAAACAGGTGGTGCATGAGTATCTTGATACTCAACACAGCACAACTGAGTTTCAATATTCTAACATCAAACTTCTAGAACCAGCATCTGTATAG